One window of the Lytechinus variegatus isolate NC3 chromosome 3, Lvar_3.0, whole genome shotgun sequence genome contains the following:
- the LOC121412003 gene encoding flocculation protein FLO11-like, translating into MSRTCWSNNHVNQPLAPPGEAVLRCTCGRSPDFNVHLPSFMDFSPTELPTTGSITTGSTTSEIPSTTSSAMPTTLPTRNATTLGYTSIGLSSRTMTPVTRHEQEAGENSASTLTGATPHTPLVLKSTTYVFLRTPKPTLPTDNTGLSIPSLENYHSVSPYSASTARTETEGSFEDRGTGFNSNSVNQTSKSIEEGKGNDSKDGSRKFNKDVSEGTTENLPLDKTSKSSPYISPYPSPQSNISPTNTIPISNPSNTSESVTNADFTNPTTNDAVTPKKPSRINRVTMATKSSSNTNSRTSSTSVKSRRSTSAMVTSLSSSVFYSSVSSSSSAPSSGGIHVSSRITPAPHPNSSVSPGLNSSRGGFGGKCLV; encoded by the coding sequence ATGTCGAGAACTTGTTGGTCGAACAATCATGTTAATCAGCCTTTGGCACCCCCAGGCGAAGCAGTCCTAAGATGTACATGTGGACGTTCACCAGACTTCAATGTACACCTTCCTTCATTCATGGACTTCTCACCCACAGAACTCCCGACAACTGGGAGCATAACAACTGGAAGTACCACCTCAGAAATACCGTCTACCACATCATCGGCAATGCCGACCACACTGCCGACCAGAAATGCAACTACTTTGGGATACACGAGTATAGGGTTGTCTTCGAGAACTATGACACCAGTTACACGACATGAGCAAGAAGCAGGAGAAAACTCAGCGTCTACATTAACAGGTGCTACACCCCATACACCCTTAGTACTTAAAAGCACAACCTATGTGTTTTTGAGGACGCCAAAACCCACACTTCCCACAGATAATACAGGTTTATCGATTCCCTCCTTGGAGAATTACCATTCCGTGAGTCCTTATTCTGCAAGTACAGCAAGGACTGAAACGGAAGGTTCATTTGAGGATAGGGGTACGGGGTTTAATTCAAATAGTGTAAATCAAACATCAAAGTCTATTGAAGAGGGCAAGGGTAATGATTCCAAAGATGGGTCCAGAAAATTCAATAAGGACGTGTCAGAAGGGACTACAGAAAATTTACCCCTTGATAAGACATCAAAATCATCACCCTATATTTCTCCCTATCCAAGCCCCCAATCCAACATATCACCTACAAATACGATTCCGATATCCAATCCGTCTAATACATCAGAAAGTGTAACCAACGCGGATTTTACGAATCCTACAACAAATGATGCAGTTACTCCTAAAAAGCCCTCAAGGATAAATcgtgttaccatggcaacaaaatCATCTTCAAATACGAATTCTAGAACATCATCCACAAGTGTGAAATCCAGGAGAAGTACTTCGGCTATGGTTACATCTTTGTCTTCCTCAGTGTTTTATTCATCTGTCTCCTCCTCCTCGTCGGCACCCTCAAGTGGTGGTATCCATGTATCCTCAAGAATCACTCCTGCACCTCATCCTAATTCATCCGTATCACCTGGTCTCAATTCATCTCGTGGTGGCTTTGGTGGTAAATGTCTAGTATAG